The following are from one region of the Sorghum bicolor cultivar BTx623 chromosome 2, Sorghum_bicolor_NCBIv3, whole genome shotgun sequence genome:
- the LOC8084600 gene encoding uncharacterized protein LOC8084600 — protein sequence MCSTVGISVAGRSSVAKPCSNLGLGRKAPVAEAGNYWQPSLWMFSTRRQHGFLAPSTNSCVPSSSTTSILLACASPSNHLRRHIGDPSMSSSDSPKVTERKVDNDGHDDDDKGGFFDKVKDFIQDVGEKIEEAVGFGKPTADVTGIHIPHVSLEKIELIVDVLIANPNPVPIPLVDIEYLIESEERKLVSGTIPDAGTIHAHGSETVKIPFLLIYDDIRSTYKEIEPGSIIPYKVRVVLHIDIPVIGRISIPLEKNGEIPVPYKPDVSIDKIKFEQFSFEESTAILHLNLDNKNAFDLGLNSMDYEVWLANVSIASAELKESTNIKKQEITTMNLPISFRPKDFGSAMWDMIRGKGTGYTIKGHIDVNTPFGHMKIPISKEGGTTRLKKGDDDDDDDKE from the exons atgtgcAGTACAGTTGGAATTTCCGTGGCTGGCCGATCCAGCGTTGCAAAGCCATGCTCAAATTTAGGCCTTGGCAGGAAGGCACCCGTCGCTGAAGCCGGTAATTACTGGCAGCCATCGCTTTGGATGTTTTCCACGCGGCGGCAACACGGCTTCCTCGCTCCGTCCACAAACTCTTGTGTTccttcctcctccaccacctcgATCCTCCTCGCCTGCGCCTCTCCGTCTAACCATCTCCGGCGACACATCGGCGACCCCAG CATGTCATCCTCAGATAGTCCAAAAGTGACAGAAAGAAAAGTAGACAACGATGGACATGATGATGACGATAAAGGAGGTTTCTTTGACAAAGTTAAGGATTTCATCCAAGACGTCGGCGAAAAGATTGAAGAAGCAGTAGGCTTCGGAAAGCCTACTGCCGATGTTACTGGGATTCACATACCCCATGTCAGCCTGGAGAAGATAGAGCTTATTGTCGATGTCCTTATTGCGAACCCGAACCCTGTCCCCATCCCTCTTGTTGACATTGAATACCTGATCGAAAGTGAAGAAAGAAAGCTCGTTTCCGGAACAATCCCTGATGCTGGGACCATCCATGCTCATGGTTCGGAAACTGTCAAAATCCCCTTTTTACTAATCTATGATGACATTAGGAGCACATACAAGGAAATCGAGCCTGGAAGCATCATCCCTTACAAAGTCAGGGTCGTTCTCCACATAGATATTCCTGTTATTGGGAGGATTTCTATACCGTTAGAGAAAAATGGAGAGATTCCAGTGCCATACAAACCTGATGTTAGCATTGACAAGATCAAGTTTGAGCAGTTCTCTTTTGAAGAATCGACCGCGATCCTTCACTTGAATTTGGACAACAAAAATGCCTTTGACTTGGGACTGAATTCAATGGATTATGAAGTGTGGCTTGCTAATGTGAGCATTGCATCGGCTGAACTGAAAGAATCTACGAATATCAAGAAACAGGAAATAACAACTATGAACTTACCTATCAGCTTCAGGCCTAAGGATTTCGGTTCTGCTATGTGGGATATGATTAGGGGAAAGGGCACTGGTTACACCATAAAGGGACACATTGATGTCAACACTCCTTTTGGACACATGAAAATACCAATAAGCAAAGAGGGGGGAACAACTCGTCTCAAGAAGGgggatgatgatgacgacgacgacaag GAGTAG